The segment ttatttttattttattgttgttctgCTGTCAGGAGTTGGAGAAGACATCTTCACCAGAGGCATCCTCGTTCCTCAAACCTCGATCCAGTAATAGTTTCCACGAGCGCAGAATTCGCCGCAACAATGACCCGCGGGCACTCACTCAACCAATCACCTTTGAAGAAACAATAATGGCGGCAAGGTAGGCAGGACATTTGATTCAATGCACTCATTTCTTGCAGCTAGCTATACTCACATCAGCAACGCCACTGCTACctaagatagttcacccaaaaatgaaaattctgtcattaattacttacactcatgtcattccaaacatgtaagtacttagttcatctttagaacacaaattaaatccAATGGAATcaaatgaaatccgagagctttctgatcctgcataaacagcaatgcaactaccactttcaaggcccagaaaggtagtaaggacattgttaaaatagtccatgtgacatcagtggctcaaccataatgttatgaagctacgagaatactttttgtgcgcaaagaaaaccgAAATAACTTAATTtaaccatttcttctcttccatgtcggTTTTCGATGCCCAATTctatgactattttaacaatgtccttactacctttttgggccttgaacgtgatagTTGTGATGCTgtctaaaatatcttattttatgttctgaagatgaacgaaggtcttacaggtttggaacgacatgagggtgagtaattaataacagaattttcatttcgagtgaactatccctttaaaaaataattttgagagtTAAAAACAATCAGCACATTTGGGAAAAGATGATCTGCTTATTAACTTCTATTGTTCCTTTTTTAGTCCTCATTCAGGTGAGGCAGGTGAGGCTGAGCCTGAGGTGGTGGATGATGCTGGAACTAAACTGTCGATGAGTGAGAAACTGGCTCTCTTCAACAAACTGTCACAGCCGATTTTGTGTGCTTCGGGGAGTTCTGCGAGAGACGGCAGCCCTCTAGAGGCCTCTGAGAGACGCAGACAGAAGGGTGCACGTTACCGCACACAGCCCATTACTGTGGATGAGGTCAATTTGGTAAGTGTATTTAGTGTGCATAAATATGCTGTATATGTCTGCATGTCTTTAATTATTAGGAGTCATCTCCATTTGCTACTTGTGGAGTAACTGTTAAATCtgtaaaacagaaaaagaaaaatgagtcatgtgactcacatgcagctattacagaaggttcaagcgctcactgatgctccaggaggaaaaacaatgcattaagagccaggggtataaacttttgaacagaataaagatgtgtacatttttcttattttgccaaaatgtcatttttttttcatttagtactgcccttcagaagctacaaaagataattacatgtttcccagaagacaaaataagttaaatttaccctcatcttcaaattcaaaaagttttcaccccctggctcatttttccttctggagcatcagtgagtgtttgaaccttctgtaatagttgtattgagtccctcagttgtccttagtgtgaaaagatggatctcaaaattatacagttattgttggagaGGGTGCagatacacaaaattgctgaaaaaccacagaatttgtgggacctgaaggatttttctgaagaacagcgggcagtttaactgttcaggacaaacaagggactcatgaactatcactaaaaaacaaaaaacaaaaaactgctgtggataacaacacagtattaagaatcaagggtatggcaacttttgaacggggttaattttataaattcaactaatattttctctggtggtctatatgtaaacatcttttatgtgaaatgtcttattcaggccagtacttaaattaaagtaacatgcattttgtataatccctcttattttggtaaaaatgttggtttttggTGATTCttcaatgtgtatgtaaacttttgacctcaactgtatatagacAGAGAATTCTTTTTGAGAAGTTGACAATTTTTCTTCCACTTTTAGCTTCAGAAAGGGCCTGTTCAGCTTCCTCGTCTTCATTTGGCGCCTCAACTCTCTGACCGACAGCATTCTGAGTCCATCAATCTGAAGCCCAGTGAAGTGCGTCTCTCTGGGCTGAGCTCTTCACAGGCGTGGAGTTCCTCCTCCGAACTCACTTCATCACCCGATCTGAAGACTGCATCAGACAGCAACTCCCAGAATGCAGTGCAGATTAAAGGCATCTTGAAAAAGAGCTCTTCAGAGGGAGTGGTATGGAGGAGTGAAAGCAGAGACAGGGATAACTGGAACGGACACGACCTGGAGCAGAATGGGAGggaaaggagagagagagaggtgataGAGGAGATACAAATGACACCTGTGGAACCGGCCTCTCTCTCTAGCGCTCCCTGGAGGCAGAGGGCAAGGAAGGAAGCCTCTGCATCCTCTGGAAGGACACGAAGATCTGCTCCAAAGCCTGAGGAACATCCATCTCTATCAGAGGAACTCCAGATCACAAAGGAGAGCAGAGAATCAGACATCAGTGACAGGTCCTCTCCCTTGCACTCTTTTGCTCtttgcaaaattcacttttacatggtgtttgcatataaatgtgtcttagcagtgtgtggacacaaccacctaacaatgataaaaaaacatTGACTTATTTTTTTCAATCCCATAAAaaactaaacagtctcaattatcaagcctcTTTGATTTTATGAACAGTATAACATCATATTGCTCAGGCCCCACCCACGACCGCTGAtggactgtcccgtattagcatatttccgcctTCAGCTAGTTGTACGCTGTCCGCTATTTTCTCTATGCTCGAACAACTGTTGTGACAACAATgcctcgtaagcaatgcaggtgttttgtagttttaattttCTCCCGTCATCAGACccactgaggatgcagtggattatttttttagattttttatggtAACGCATcaccgaatacacaaaaaaacgGAAGAGAGGGCCGGGGTGAGCAGTATCTCAttgtcatttaaagagacatgcaccgaaacaggtcactgtgaacagagctgtttttgacaaggtgaaaagggtgttgttttacacgacctagaagaattttaaccaaagtatgttgcagacatttcatgaagaccctaaacaatcataccaacttgtggaaaatacgTGTCCGATGTCCCCTTTTAAACATGACAGTAAATGAACGATAAATGTGATGTAttaccaaaatataaatatagtaCTCCTTCGCAGTCAGTTTTTCAAACAATATTGATTCAAAAATGTACAAACAGATACAGATTAGTAGGTGCTGCAGACGTCAAACTTTGCATATTCAATAAGAGTAAACTGGTACCAAGTTTAATTTCAAAGTACTACCAAGATGCAGACTCACTTATTATTGGGGGTCCTCAGTATCAAAAATCATACTTTGAATTAATTTTGAATCATTCTTAACATAATTCACAATTCATTATATGCACAGATTTGAAAGATTACTCAGTTCAAGCTGATAGAAATTTGTAGTACAATAAGAATGCATAAATCTTTAAAACAAACCTGATTTTTTCACTAGAGTTattttaaagtcataatgttTCTTCGTTCCATTTTGGGAGATTTTTAGAAGTGGGTGGCACTGTCACCAAAGTGCTCCTGTAAAACAAGCCTGTTATATAACAAGTCTATTATGCTGCTTCATATTGCAAACTGTATTATATTTGTAgtcatattataatttattatattaattggaCATTCACAGAAAATAGCTTACTTAAATAGCTAAAACAAGGTTGATTGGGTTTGTTAANNNNNNNNNNNNNNNNNNNNNNNNNNNNNNNNNNNNNNNNNNNNNNNNNNNNNNNNNNNNNNNNNNNNNNNNNNNNNNNNNNNNNNNNNNNNNNNNNNNNNNNNNNNNNNNNNNNNNNNNNNNNNNNNNNNNNNNNNNNNNNNNNNNNNNNNNNNNNNNNNNNNNNNNNNNNNNNNNNNNNNNNNNNNNNNNNNNNNNNNNNNNNNNNNNNNNNNNNNNNNNNNNNNNNNNNNNNNNNNNNNNNNNNNNNNNNNNNNNNNNNNNNNNNNNNNNNNNNNNNNNNNNNNNNNNNNNNNNNNNNNNNNNNNNNNNNNNNNNNNNNNNNNNNNNNNNNNNNNNNNNNNNNNNNNNNNNNNNNNNNNNNNNNNNNNNNNNNNNNNNNNNNNNNNNNNNNNNNNNNNNNNNNNNNNNNNNNNNNNNNNNNNNNNNNNNNNNNNNNNNNNNNNNNNNNNNNNNNNNNNNNNNNNNNNNNNNNNNNNNNNNNNNNNNNNNNNNNNNNNatatatatatatatatatatatatatatatatatatatatattatatatatatatatatatatatatatatatatatatatatatatatatatatatatatatatatatatatatatatatatatatatatatatatatatatatatatatatatatatatatatatatatatatattatatatatatatatatatatatatatatatatatatatatatatatatatataatatatatatatatatatatatatatatatatatatatatatatatatatatatatatatatatatatataaatacaacaaatctcataaatcacacttgaaatattgttaaataaataattgttattgatttacctgaaaataaaataaaatacaaaaatctatatttacaatgtagaaatCTTAATAGGACAATTTAACCCATCTTATTAAAGTGTATATAGGCctattactgtgttttggtagtgacacatttggggagaggacaattATTCTAAAACTTtcttaaaatacaatataagaattaactgcacaattgctAGAAATGTGTAGTTGAATatcatacaatttgcatacatacaaaatgtgtgtaaaaatacttttttcaaaACGTTTCCGTttaccaattctgtagaatggcccatataggcCTATGCATTTCTACAATTTGTTTAAATTGTAGTTTTAGgtttttctaaaatatttaaatattcgtGTCACTGCATGTTAATCACTGATcagttttgcatttattattcaCCGCAATACTGAAATAAGAGCAGTTCATGAAAAAGTACACTAATGCAGGTTTCCTTTAAAGCAATAATTAAAGCGGGTTGCCTTGGCAGACAGCTGGAGGCTTCAGACCGATGCAAACGCGCTGCTGTGTGGGAGGGAGAATGACAGCGGCTCTGTGCTTCTTCACCTTGTGCAGGAGGATATTTACACCGGAGAACCCAAACAACACCACACGCACGATGAAAACGCTTCATATGTAAAGAAGGGTTGTGCTTACGTGGAGTAACATGCGAATAAGGGAGGGAAGACGCATTTAATTGTTCGGGGGTAAGATTTAACCTGTTGTCTTTCTGATGAGCGTATCGCTTTTGTCTCTTTAAAATGATGCATGAGCGCTGCCAGATGAATAATGGAAATATATGCTGCGAAATGATAGTCTGACTAGCCATAACAAGTCCTGTGAGAGCAA is part of the Garra rufa chromosome 1, GarRuf1.0, whole genome shotgun sequence genome and harbors:
- the LOC141303889 gene encoding uncharacterized protein, coding for MESVAQESRAERIARYKAERRRELAERYGSQEEELPSKWSRREREGRGIRDSTYADKSASGGMNGGMGINGQMPLEERPVPAKMSNGCKVNARGDTHQNRECLLGSSGTVAGEKPPDSHGPSTPDTPQLHTHVSVGQLKNALLQQTSSPAPSDRVATDGGVVALTLDLAVQPGAEGSRRRARRYMPGDPAGSRKNSERFRTQPVTACEIKDSCGRMDDENQDSSQMDVKTDDRAKMSVAAKMSLFKELEKTSSPEASSFLKPRSSNSFHERRIRRNNDPRALTQPITFEETIMAASPHSGEAGEAEPEVVDDAGTKLSMSEKLALFNKLSQPILCASGSSARDGSPLEASERRRQKGARYRTQPITVDEVNLLQKGPVQLPRLHLAPQLSDRQHSESINLKPSEVRLSGLSSSQAWSSSSELTSSPDLKTASDSNSQNAVQIKGILKKSSSEGVVWRSESRDRDNWNGHDLEQNGRERREREVIEEIQMTPVEPASLSSAPWRQRARKEASASSGRTRRSAPKPEEHPSLSEELQITKESRESDISDSWRLQTDANALLCGRENDSGSVLLHLVQEDIYTGEPKQHHTHDENASYVKKGCAYVE